Proteins from a single region of Haloplanus sp. GDY1:
- a CDS encoding alanyl-tRNA editing protein: MQTRAPADPDVREFEATVRGVDGRDVTLDRTYFYAESGGQPADRGTLAGVPVADVQADGDAVVHTLAADADLAPGDEVVGVIDDDFRTYCTRAHTASHLLYGAGRRLLDDLGYGGFGIDAEKVRVDFATSTDVDDAVLVELERLTNRAVWDSRPVSWERVPVDEARAREDVAFNTKTEEGVMAGADTVRLVEIEDWDVAACGGTHVGNTREIGPVEVLERSNPGEGLTRVEFAVGPAAIDRRATVRGAALDAARELGTGVADLDDAVRALVAERDDAEAAASEYKAEVLGARLSALPTVERNGAVWRVGTVAGFGPNEVGEAAKERVGDGADVVAVVGDSESPYVVVATTGEVDAGDAVGEVTDRFGGGGGGGPTFAQGGGLDADPEDVVESLRG, encoded by the coding sequence ATGCAGACGCGCGCTCCTGCCGACCCCGACGTACGGGAGTTCGAGGCGACGGTTCGCGGCGTCGACGGCCGCGACGTGACCCTCGACCGGACGTACTTCTACGCCGAGAGCGGCGGTCAGCCCGCCGACCGCGGCACGCTCGCCGGCGTCCCCGTCGCCGACGTGCAGGCCGACGGGGACGCCGTGGTCCACACCCTCGCGGCGGACGCCGACCTCGCCCCCGGCGACGAGGTGGTCGGCGTGATCGACGACGACTTCCGCACCTACTGCACCCGCGCCCACACGGCCAGTCACCTGCTGTACGGCGCCGGCCGACGGCTCCTCGACGACCTGGGGTACGGCGGGTTCGGCATCGACGCCGAGAAGGTCCGCGTCGACTTCGCCACCTCGACCGACGTCGACGACGCGGTGCTGGTGGAACTCGAACGGCTCACCAATCGGGCGGTGTGGGACTCCCGTCCCGTCTCGTGGGAACGGGTCCCCGTCGACGAGGCCCGCGCCCGCGAGGACGTGGCGTTCAACACGAAGACCGAGGAGGGCGTGATGGCCGGAGCGGACACGGTTCGCCTCGTCGAAATCGAGGACTGGGACGTCGCGGCCTGTGGCGGCACGCACGTCGGGAACACCCGCGAGATCGGGCCGGTCGAGGTCCTGGAGCGCTCGAATCCCGGCGAGGGGCTCACCCGCGTCGAGTTCGCCGTCGGACCCGCGGCCATCGACCGCCGGGCGACGGTTCGGGGCGCCGCCCTGGACGCCGCCCGCGAACTCGGGACGGGGGTCGCCGACCTGGACGACGCGGTGCGTGCCCTGGTGGCCGAACGCGACGACGCCGAGGCGGCGGCCAGCGAGTACAAGGCCGAGGTACTCGGCGCACGCCTGTCGGCGCTCCCGACGGTCGAGCGAAACGGCGCGGTCTGGCGGGTGGGCACCGTCGCCGGCTTCGGCCCCAACGAGGTGGGCGAGGCGGCGAAAGAGCGGGTCGGCGACGGCGCCGACGTCGTCGCGGTCGTCGGCGACTCCGAGTCGCCGTACGTGGTCGTCGCGACGACGGGCGAGGTGGACGCCGGCGACGCCGTCGGCGAAGTGACCGACCGGTTCGGCGGCGGCGGTGGCGGCGGGCCGACCTTCGCACAGGGCGGCGGCCTCGACGCCGACCCCGAGGACGTCGTCGAGTCGCTGCGAGGCTAG
- a CDS encoding carboxypeptidase regulatory-like domain-containing protein, with the protein MTRPPVVLCVALILSLVAPAAVAPVGAQSDGGTVTLTVAVSNEAGDPIGDADLDVAWSGGSTTATTAGNGKAFVDVPDGARVEITVTHPRYLRDSPYVVESASEREVSVTVFRKSTLRLDVAGPDGPIADASVLIERGGLDVSTGTTGENGVFETGVLRAGDYTITVTKPGYYVRRKPIRIDGDITNRVALRPGSVSVTVSVEDPHFDPGRPVGDALVTMEGVGDGRTDADGNVTLEVPVNTPTTLRVTKDGYRTVTRDLTVGEENATFTADVSRTPDLTASLTNDRIVAGTRAVVTVTNAYGEPASGVTVTLDGERVGTTDAEGELAVRIDDPGEHTLRASRGSVTSNAVTVEAIAAGDGVTPTADPTPTATDAATETPTGTGAGGPGFTAALAALAVIAAGFLLGRR; encoded by the coding sequence ATGACACGTCCCCCCGTAGTGCTGTGTGTCGCTCTGATCCTCTCGCTCGTCGCTCCAGCGGCCGTCGCCCCCGTCGGCGCCCAGTCCGACGGCGGGACGGTCACGCTCACCGTCGCGGTCAGCAACGAGGCCGGCGACCCGATCGGCGACGCCGACCTCGACGTGGCGTGGTCCGGCGGATCGACGACGGCCACCACCGCGGGCAACGGCAAGGCGTTCGTGGACGTCCCCGACGGTGCCCGGGTCGAGATCACGGTGACCCATCCGCGGTACCTCCGCGACTCGCCGTACGTCGTCGAGTCGGCGTCCGAGCGCGAGGTGTCGGTGACGGTGTTCCGGAAGAGCACGCTCCGCCTCGACGTCGCCGGGCCCGACGGCCCCATCGCCGACGCCTCGGTCCTGATCGAGCGTGGCGGACTGGACGTCTCGACCGGGACGACCGGCGAGAACGGCGTCTTCGAGACCGGCGTGTTGCGTGCGGGCGACTACACGATCACCGTCACCAAACCGGGATACTACGTGCGGCGGAAGCCGATCCGCATCGATGGCGACATCACGAACCGGGTGGCGCTGCGGCCCGGGTCGGTGTCGGTGACGGTGAGCGTCGAGGACCCCCACTTCGATCCGGGACGGCCCGTCGGCGACGCGCTGGTCACGATGGAGGGGGTCGGTGACGGGCGCACCGACGCCGACGGGAACGTCACCCTGGAGGTGCCCGTCAACACGCCGACCACCCTCCGGGTCACGAAGGACGGCTACCGGACCGTCACGCGCGACCTGACGGTCGGCGAGGAGAACGCCACCTTCACGGCCGACGTCTCGCGAACCCCCGACCTCACGGCGAGTCTGACCAACGACCGCATCGTGGCCGGCACGCGAGCCGTCGTGACGGTGACGAACGCCTACGGCGAACCCGCGTCGGGCGTGACCGTCACGCTCGACGGGGAGCGCGTCGGCACCACGGACGCGGAGGGGGAGCTCGCGGTGCGGATCGACGACCCCGGCGAACACACCCTCCGGGCGTCGCGCGGGAGCGTCACGTCGAACGCGGTGACGGTCGAGGCCATCGCGGCCGGCGACGGGGTGACGCCGACCGCCGACCCGACGCCGACGGCGACCGACGCGGCCACCGAGACGCCCACCGGAACGGGCGCCGGCGGTCCCGGGTTCACGGCCGCGCTCGCGGCCCTGGCGGTGATCGCTGCCGGATTCCTGCTCGGCCGTCGCTAG
- the cysE gene encoding serine O-acetyltransferase: MRSLDLLAAARRRVREDLGAFRERDPAAGSLLVLLTCYPGLHALWIYRIAHLCWAGGHTVIARLLSQVARLTTGVEIHPAADVGRRVVIDHGIGVVVGSTAEVGDDVLIYHGVTLGNRRPTDGKRHPTVGDDVMLGANATVLGPIEVGDGATVGGAAAVVDPVDPGTTVVGNPARPVGTTHPVDESTGQGVGAGDGAGDIDRIVCDGSGRPGDHADD; encoded by the coding sequence ATGCGTAGCCTGGACCTCCTCGCCGCGGCGCGCCGGCGGGTCCGCGAGGACCTGGGGGCGTTCCGCGAACGCGACCCCGCGGCCGGCAGCCTGCTCGTCCTGTTGACCTGCTATCCCGGCCTGCACGCGCTGTGGATCTACCGGATCGCCCACCTGTGCTGGGCGGGCGGTCACACCGTCATCGCCCGCCTGCTCTCGCAGGTCGCCCGGCTGACGACCGGCGTGGAGATCCACCCCGCCGCGGACGTCGGCCGGCGGGTCGTGATCGATCACGGCATCGGCGTGGTCGTCGGATCCACCGCCGAGGTCGGCGACGACGTACTCATCTACCACGGCGTCACCCTCGGCAACCGCCGCCCGACCGACGGCAAGCGCCACCCGACCGTCGGCGACGACGTGATGCTCGGCGCCAACGCCACCGTCCTCGGGCCGATCGAGGTCGGCGACGGCGCGACCGTGGGCGGCGCCGCCGCCGTCGTCGACCCCGTCGATCCCGGCACCACGGTCGTCGGGAACCCCGCCCGTCCCGTCGGCACGACCCATCCGGTCGACGAGAGCACGGGACAGGGGGTCGGGGCCGGGGACGGAGCCGGGGACATCGACCGGATCGTCTGTGACGGGAGCGGTCGTCCCGGCGACCACGCCGACGACTGA
- a CDS encoding HAD family hydrolase: protein MNTRIDDHDAVVYDLDGTLVTLAVDWRAAAEEATAAFADAGVDADADLWSLLERAPEYGLADELESILAAHERRGAERSIRLPRADALPHDRPVGVCSLNAESACRLALERHGLRSHVGAVVGRDSVATHKPDPEPLLTTIERIGADPGSTVFVGDSERDAVTAERAGVAFEWVDG, encoded by the coding sequence GTGAACACCCGCATCGACGACCACGACGCCGTCGTGTACGACCTCGACGGGACGCTGGTCACGCTGGCGGTGGACTGGCGAGCCGCCGCCGAGGAGGCGACGGCGGCCTTCGCCGACGCGGGCGTCGACGCCGACGCCGACCTCTGGTCGCTGCTGGAGCGGGCGCCCGAGTACGGCCTCGCCGACGAACTGGAGTCGATCCTCGCCGCCCACGAGCGTCGGGGCGCCGAGCGATCGATCCGCCTCCCGCGTGCCGACGCCCTCCCTCACGACCGGCCGGTCGGCGTCTGCTCGCTCAACGCCGAGTCGGCCTGTCGGCTGGCGCTGGAGCGACACGGCCTGCGCTCCCACGTCGGCGCCGTGGTCGGCCGGGACTCGGTGGCGACGCACAAACCCGACCCCGAGCCGTTGCTGACGACCATCGAGCGCATCGGTGCCGACCCCGGATCGACGGTGTTCGTCGGCGACTCGGAGCGCGACGCCGTGACCGCCGAGCGGGCGGGCGTGGCGTTCGAGTGGGTCGACGGGTGA
- a CDS encoding ribonuclease J, with product MEIEIATIGGYEEVGRQMTAVRAGDDVVVFDMGLNLSQVLIHDNVETEQMHSLDLIDMGAIPDDRVMSDLEGDVQAIVPTHGHLDHIGAISKLAHRYDAPVVATPFTIELVKQQVQGEDKFNVGNDLVKMDAGETMSIGDSGKVDLEFVNVTHSIIDAINPVLHTPEGAVVYGLDKRMDHTPVIGDPIDMDRFREIGREGEGVLCYIEDCTNAGRKGRTPSESVARKHLRDVMYSIEDYDGGIVATTFSSHIARVTSLVEFAKDIGRQPVLLGRSMEKYSGTAERLNFVDFPDDLGMYGHRKSVDRTFKRIMKEGKENYLPIVTGHQGEPRAMLTRMGRGETPYELENGDKVLFSARVIPEPTNEGQRYQSERLLRMQGARIYDEIHVSGHLREEGHYEMLDALQPQHVIPAHQDLEGFAPYVDLCESQGYALGRDLHVTRNGNMIQLVE from the coding sequence ATGGAAATCGAAATCGCAACGATCGGCGGCTACGAGGAAGTCGGGCGGCAGATGACTGCCGTCCGCGCCGGTGACGACGTCGTCGTCTTCGACATGGGTCTGAACCTGTCGCAGGTGCTGATCCACGACAACGTCGAAACCGAACAGATGCACAGTCTCGACCTGATCGACATGGGCGCCATCCCCGACGACCGGGTGATGAGCGACCTCGAAGGGGACGTCCAGGCGATCGTCCCCACGCACGGTCACCTGGACCACATCGGTGCCATCTCGAAACTCGCCCACCGCTACGACGCGCCAGTCGTCGCGACGCCGTTCACCATCGAACTGGTGAAACAGCAGGTCCAGGGCGAGGACAAGTTCAACGTCGGCAACGACCTGGTGAAGATGGACGCGGGCGAGACGATGTCCATCGGCGACTCCGGGAAGGTCGACCTCGAGTTCGTCAACGTCACCCACTCCATCATCGACGCGATCAACCCGGTCCTCCACACGCCGGAGGGGGCCGTCGTCTACGGCCTCGACAAGCGGATGGACCACACGCCGGTCATCGGCGACCCCATCGACATGGACCGCTTCCGCGAGATCGGCCGCGAGGGCGAGGGCGTCCTCTGTTACATCGAGGACTGCACCAACGCGGGTCGGAAGGGCCGCACGCCCAGCGAGTCCGTCGCGCGCAAGCACCTCCGTGACGTGATGTACTCCATCGAGGACTACGACGGGGGCATCGTCGCCACCACGTTCAGTTCCCACATCGCCCGCGTCACCAGCCTCGTCGAGTTCGCGAAGGACATCGGCCGCCAGCCCGTCCTGCTGGGTCGGTCGATGGAGAAGTACTCCGGGACTGCCGAGCGTCTGAACTTCGTCGACTTCCCCGACGACCTGGGGATGTACGGCCACCGCAAGTCCGTCGACCGGACGTTCAAGCGGATCATGAAGGAGGGCAAGGAGAACTACCTGCCCATCGTCACGGGCCATCAGGGCGAACCGCGCGCGATGCTGACGCGGATGGGTCGCGGCGAGACGCCGTACGAACTGGAGAACGGCGACAAGGTGCTGTTCTCGGCGCGCGTCATCCCGGAGCCGACCAACGAGGGCCAGCGCTACCAGTCCGAGCGCCTGCTCCGCATGCAGGGCGCGCGCATCTACGACGAGATTCACGTCTCCGGCCACCTCCGCGAGGAGGGCCACTACGAGATGCTGGACGCCCTGCAGCCCCAGCACGTCATCCCCGCCCACCAGGACCTCGAAGGGTTCGCGCCCTACGTCGACCTGTGTGAGAGCCAGGGCTACGCGCTGGGCCGCGACCTGCACGTCACGCGCAACGGGAACATGATCCAGCTGGTGGAATGA
- the idsA3 gene encoding geranylfarnesyl diphosphate synthase, producing MTTDSAEERVLAAVRERRERVNAALDEDLPLEEPERLWEASRYLLKAGGKRLRPTVSLLAAEAIADVPPLSVDYRQFPALDGGDVDVMAGALSLEIIQSFTLIHDDIMDDDALRRGVPAVHKAYDVDTAILAGDTLYSTAFEIMAETGAAPENGLEAMRMLANTCTRICEGQALDVEFERRTEVLPEEYLEMVESKTAVLYGDAAATPAVLLDADDEVVDALYDYGIHSGSAFQIQDDVLDLTVPSEQLGKQRGSDLVENKETLITLHARQQGVDVDGLVDAEDAESLTDEAVEDAVATLSEAGSIQYAREKARSLVDRSKADLDVLPDNEARGLLADLSEYLISRGY from the coding sequence ATGACGACCGATTCGGCGGAGGAGCGGGTGCTCGCGGCGGTTCGCGAGCGCCGCGAGCGGGTCAACGCGGCCCTCGACGAGGACCTCCCACTCGAGGAGCCGGAACGGCTCTGGGAGGCCTCGCGATACCTGCTGAAGGCGGGGGGCAAGCGCCTCCGGCCGACGGTGTCGCTGCTCGCGGCCGAGGCCATCGCGGACGTCCCCCCACTCTCCGTCGACTACCGACAGTTCCCCGCCCTCGACGGCGGGGACGTGGACGTGATGGCGGGCGCACTGAGCCTCGAGATCATCCAGTCGTTCACCCTCATCCACGACGACATCATGGACGACGACGCGCTCAGGCGCGGCGTTCCCGCCGTCCACAAGGCCTACGACGTTGACACCGCCATCCTGGCGGGGGACACCCTCTACTCGACGGCCTTCGAGATCATGGCGGAGACCGGTGCGGCGCCGGAGAACGGGCTGGAGGCGATGCGGATGCTCGCGAACACGTGTACGCGCATCTGCGAGGGCCAGGCCCTCGACGTCGAGTTCGAGCGCCGAACCGAGGTGCTCCCCGAGGAGTACCTCGAGATGGTCGAGTCCAAGACGGCGGTGCTGTACGGCGACGCGGCGGCGACGCCCGCGGTCCTCCTCGACGCCGACGACGAGGTGGTCGACGCCCTCTACGACTACGGGATCCACTCCGGGTCGGCGTTCCAGATCCAGGACGACGTACTCGATCTGACGGTGCCCTCGGAGCAGTTGGGCAAGCAGCGCGGCTCCGACCTCGTCGAGAACAAGGAGACGCTCATCACCCTCCACGCCCGCCAGCAAGGCGTCGACGTGGACGGCCTGGTCGACGCGGAGGACGCCGAGTCGCTCACCGACGAGGCCGTCGAGGACGCGGTCGCGACGCTCTCGGAGGCCGGAAGCATTCAGTACGCCCGCGAGAAGGCCCGGTCGCTCGTCGACCGGAGCAAGGCGGACCTCGACGTCCTCCCCGACAACGAGGCGCGGGGGCTGCTGGCCGACCTCTCCGAGTACCTGATCTCGCGGGGGTACTGA
- a CDS encoding metal-dependent hydrolase: MFVGHAAFAFAVVGGVAVWRGWTAERALTVGLLAGGFAALPDVDIAYALVGVAAAAGGDALTLATAFWSTGNLVHRAVTHSLVLAPAVALLAALVGTTRGGRFAAAALGALLVAVAWTASGPLGVVVTVPFVVGAALLGGVADAVGLPAPKVFAVGLVGLVSHPFGDLFTGDPPAMGYPLDATLVAERVALAADPTLHLLAAFGAELATIWAAVLVVGAATGLRARTAVAPRATLGAGYAASVLLVPAPTLDLSYPFVFSVLGVGLVGALPRVRVVGTPDGPTVEPPDWLAACLTGLSAITVAWLAYAVAYVIVG; this comes from the coding sequence ATGTTCGTGGGTCACGCCGCTTTCGCGTTCGCCGTCGTCGGCGGCGTCGCCGTGTGGCGCGGCTGGACCGCGGAGCGAGCCCTCACCGTCGGCCTCTTGGCCGGAGGCTTCGCCGCGCTCCCCGACGTCGACATCGCGTACGCCCTCGTGGGCGTCGCGGCCGCCGCCGGCGGCGACGCCCTGACCCTCGCGACGGCGTTCTGGTCGACGGGCAACCTCGTCCACCGCGCGGTGACCCACTCGCTCGTCCTCGCTCCGGCAGTGGCACTGCTCGCGGCGCTCGTGGGTACCACCCGCGGCGGCCGGTTCGCCGCGGCCGCCCTCGGAGCCCTCCTCGTCGCCGTCGCCTGGACGGCGAGCGGCCCGCTCGGCGTCGTCGTCACGGTCCCCTTCGTCGTCGGTGCGGCCCTCCTCGGGGGCGTCGCCGACGCCGTCGGCCTCCCGGCGCCGAAGGTGTTCGCTGTCGGGCTGGTCGGCCTCGTCTCTCACCCCTTCGGCGACCTCTTCACCGGCGACCCGCCGGCGATGGGCTATCCGCTCGACGCGACGCTCGTGGCCGAGCGGGTCGCCCTCGCGGCCGACCCGACGCTCCACCTGCTCGCGGCGTTCGGCGCCGAACTCGCGACGATATGGGCCGCCGTCCTCGTCGTCGGCGCCGCCACGGGGCTCCGCGCCCGAACCGCCGTCGCTCCGAGGGCGACCCTCGGCGCCGGCTACGCCGCGAGCGTCCTCCTCGTTCCCGCGCCGACGCTCGACCTCTCCTACCCGTTCGTGTTCTCCGTCCTCGGCGTCGGCCTCGTCGGCGCGCTCCCGCGGGTCCGGGTGGTCGGCACTCCCGACGGCCCGACCGTCGAACCGCCGGACTGGCTGGCGGCCTGTCTGACCGGCCTCTCGGCGATTACGGTCGCCTGGCTGGCCTACGCCGTCGCCTACGTGATCGTCGGCTAG
- a CDS encoding mechanosensitive ion channel domain-containing protein yields MAGVALQSNLLRGALVEFLHRLVEALPTVVTGIVFLVLAAILVKLVLAVLKAVLARTMRGQSPVYRQFLTTIVAVFLWFGVGLSTLSVVGLDDIAASLGTAAGFLALGVSYATSDMIADAVAGVYLLRDPDFETGDTVRVGDMEGEVRSIELRKTRFAVDDDIVVRGNADIEARWAKVGDEAA; encoded by the coding sequence ATGGCCGGCGTCGCACTCCAGTCGAACCTCCTCCGGGGCGCGCTCGTCGAGTTCCTCCACCGCCTCGTCGAGGCGCTCCCGACGGTCGTCACGGGTATCGTCTTCCTGGTGCTGGCGGCGATCCTCGTCAAACTCGTCCTCGCGGTCCTGAAGGCCGTCCTCGCGCGGACGATGCGCGGGCAGTCGCCCGTCTACCGCCAGTTTCTCACCACCATCGTCGCCGTCTTCCTCTGGTTCGGGGTCGGCCTCTCGACGCTCTCGGTCGTCGGACTCGACGACATCGCGGCGTCGCTCGGCACGGCCGCCGGCTTCCTCGCTCTGGGCGTCTCCTACGCCACGAGCGACATGATCGCCGACGCCGTCGCCGGCGTGTACCTCCTCCGCGACCCCGACTTCGAGACCGGCGACACCGTCCGCGTGGGCGACATGGAGGGGGAGGTCCGATCCATCGAACTCCGGAAGACCCGCTTCGCGGTCGACGACGACATCGTCGTCCGCGGAAACGCCGACATCGAGGCGCGGTGGGCCAAGGTCGGGGACGAAGCCGCCTGA
- a CDS encoding DUF7116 family protein: protein MPPVEEARRIFRRLGYSVDGDGVDLRAERKWRTVHVTALDADDASSPRRLRADGGRTEYRLRCFVTWMEATGDLRDRLASLDPDYEWAIIGVDDGSDDYEVVDPVGTAA from the coding sequence ATGCCACCTGTCGAAGAGGCGCGGAGGATCTTCCGTCGCCTCGGCTACTCCGTCGACGGCGACGGGGTCGACCTCCGGGCCGAACGGAAGTGGCGCACCGTCCACGTGACCGCACTCGACGCCGACGACGCGTCCTCCCCGCGGCGACTGCGCGCGGACGGGGGACGGACGGAGTATCGACTCCGGTGTTTCGTCACGTGGATGGAGGCCACAGGGGACCTCCGTGATCGACTCGCGTCGCTCGATCCGGACTACGAGTGGGCCATCATCGGCGTCGACGACGGGAGCGACGACTACGAGGTCGTCGACCCCGTCGGGACGGCGGCGTAG
- a CDS encoding DUF5816 domain-containing protein, whose translation MNARSTPDDRTVYVDREDAERGADGPFFVAYCSPDRDRRWGYLCGNCDSFDNAMDAMGRIECNACGNYRKPDRWDAAHE comes from the coding sequence GTGAACGCCCGTTCGACCCCCGACGACCGGACCGTCTACGTCGACCGGGAGGACGCCGAGCGCGGCGCCGACGGCCCCTTCTTCGTCGCCTACTGCTCCCCGGACCGCGACCGCCGGTGGGGCTACCTCTGTGGCAACTGCGACAGCTTCGACAACGCCATGGACGCGATGGGACGCATCGAGTGCAACGCCTGCGGCAACTACCGGAAACCGGACCGCTGGGACGCCGCCCACGAGTGA
- a CDS encoding HesB/IscA family protein yields the protein MSTESIDGTSDAVVEVTADAASEALDLMDREGMDRDVGGLRLFVQQGGCAGLSYGMRFDDEPEEDDLVVEKHDLRVFVDPASADYIGGSVLDYESGLQAEGFHVENPNVVSECGCGESFRT from the coding sequence ATGAGTACCGAGAGCATCGACGGGACGAGCGACGCGGTGGTGGAGGTCACGGCCGACGCCGCCTCGGAGGCCCTCGACCTGATGGACCGTGAGGGGATGGACCGCGACGTGGGTGGCCTGCGCCTGTTCGTCCAGCAGGGGGGCTGTGCGGGGCTCTCCTACGGCATGCGATTCGACGACGAACCGGAGGAGGACGACCTGGTGGTCGAGAAACACGACCTCCGCGTGTTCGTCGACCCGGCGAGCGCCGACTACATCGGCGGCTCCGTGCTGGACTACGAGTCCGGCCTGCAGGCGGAGGGGTTCCACGTCGAGAACCCGAACGTCGTCTCCGAGTGTGGCTGTGGCGAGTCCTTCCGGACCTGA
- the hisD gene encoding histidinol dehydrogenase, whose protein sequence is MEVREIEGLGPAERAALFERDAGIEAVREDVRDIVDRVRDEGDVAIREFCREFDGVEVGNLDVTDAAERAHESVDDDLLSAIRAAAENVREFHERQLPADWREDFDGRELGRRFRPLDRVGVYVPGGTAAYPSSALMGIVPATVAGVDHVVVTTPPAEELNPATLAAVHEAGADAVYSVGGAQAVAAMAYGTETVTPVGKVVGPGNRWVTAAKAEVRGDVDIDFLAGPSEVLVLADGTADPTFVAADLLAQAEHDDHASVVAVTADPDLAEAVVDEVERRLPDVARRETVEAALDNDASGVFLARSMSEAVLFAEEYAAEHLSIQADDDEALLDRIDSAGSVFLGPYTPVAAGDYASGTNHVLPTGGGARRFGGLSVETFLRSTTVQRLDRDALEGLSGTITTLAEAEGLDGHAESVRRRFE, encoded by the coding sequence ATGGAGGTACGCGAAATCGAGGGGCTCGGCCCCGCCGAACGGGCGGCGCTGTTCGAGCGCGACGCGGGGATCGAAGCCGTTCGCGAGGACGTCCGCGACATCGTGGACCGCGTCCGCGACGAGGGCGACGTGGCGATCCGGGAGTTCTGCCGGGAGTTCGACGGCGTCGAGGTCGGCAACCTCGACGTGACCGACGCCGCCGAGCGCGCCCACGAGAGCGTCGACGACGACCTGCTGTCGGCCATCCGCGCCGCCGCCGAGAACGTTCGCGAGTTCCACGAGCGGCAGCTGCCGGCCGACTGGCGCGAGGACTTCGACGGGCGCGAACTCGGCCGCCGGTTCCGGCCGCTCGACCGGGTCGGCGTCTACGTCCCCGGCGGCACGGCCGCCTACCCGTCGAGCGCGCTCATGGGCATCGTCCCCGCGACGGTCGCCGGCGTCGACCACGTCGTCGTGACGACGCCGCCGGCCGAGGAACTGAACCCGGCCACCCTCGCGGCCGTCCACGAGGCGGGCGCCGACGCCGTCTACAGCGTCGGCGGCGCCCAGGCCGTCGCCGCCATGGCCTACGGCACCGAGACGGTCACGCCGGTCGGGAAGGTGGTCGGCCCCGGAAACCGCTGGGTCACGGCGGCGAAAGCCGAGGTCCGGGGCGACGTCGACATCGACTTCCTCGCGGGGCCGAGCGAGGTGCTCGTCCTCGCCGACGGGACCGCCGATCCGACCTTCGTGGCCGCGGACCTGCTGGCACAGGCCGAACACGACGACCACGCCTCGGTCGTCGCGGTGACTGCCGATCCGGACCTCGCCGAGGCGGTGGTCGACGAGGTGGAGCGTCGGCTTCCGGACGTCGCTCGCCGCGAGACGGTCGAGGCGGCACTCGACAACGACGCCAGCGGCGTCTTCCTCGCGCGCTCGATGTCCGAGGCCGTCCTCTTCGCCGAGGAGTACGCCGCCGAACACCTGTCGATCCAGGCCGACGACGACGAGGCGCTGCTGGATCGGATCGACAGCGCCGGCAGCGTCTTCCTCGGTCCCTACACTCCGGTCGCCGCCGGCGACTACGCCTCCGGCACCAACCACGTCCTGCCGACGGGGGGTGGCGCCCGGCGCTTCGGCGGGCTCTCGGTCGAGACGTTCCTCCGCTCGACGACCGTCCAGCGCCTCGACCGGGACGCGCTCGAGGGCCTCTCGGGGACCATCACGACCCTCGCCGAGGCGGAGGGCCTGGACGGCCACGCCGAGAGCGTCCGCCGCCGGTTCGAATAG